One window from the genome of Sphingomonas lacunae encodes:
- a CDS encoding FAD-binding oxidoreductase yields the protein MTKAPAAAGLRDALVAAVGAGALLDGEADRLLASHDVYASGGEPLAVVRPADIPALQAAVRACTAAGVAMVPRGGGASYTDGYLLPGGGHVLFDLGALDFVEVDAANAVVRVGAGTTWAALKAALDPFGLRTPFWGPFSGIAATIGGSVSQNTISHGSGRHGISAGSVVDIEVVLADGTLMHSSPSRATRSFGPDMTGLFTGDCGALGFKAALILPLLKAQPAFEALSFAFETLGGYHAMVSNASLEQLDDEHFGVDLVLSQGQIGKQQGIGARVGIARDIMRSAPGFFAGLRQLASMAVAGEGALTAANYMAHFIVEGVDDQEVQAKAGRLRAIARPIGIEIANTVPAFVRAMPFAPLTNILGPKGERWVPFHGILQHDQVLPFHEAFTAFLADRQAEMQAHGLVVGTMFSSVGSTGILYEIALYWPDARTPYHRATLDEATLAALPAYPESTDNRAYAEQFKSAVIDLFGRFGAAHFQIGRAYPYRDRLDPAQAALLRAIKAQLDPRGLMNPGVLGL from the coding sequence GTGACCAAAGCGCCAGCTGCAGCGGGGTTGCGCGATGCGCTGGTCGCGGCAGTCGGCGCCGGGGCGCTGCTAGATGGCGAAGCTGATCGGCTTCTCGCCAGTCACGATGTCTATGCCTCGGGCGGTGAGCCGCTTGCAGTTGTCCGCCCTGCGGACATTCCTGCACTGCAAGCCGCGGTTCGCGCCTGTACCGCTGCTGGCGTGGCGATGGTGCCGCGTGGCGGCGGCGCCTCCTATACCGATGGCTATTTGTTGCCCGGCGGCGGGCATGTCCTGTTCGATCTCGGCGCGCTCGATTTTGTCGAGGTGGACGCCGCCAATGCGGTCGTCCGGGTCGGTGCAGGCACGACCTGGGCGGCGCTCAAGGCCGCGCTCGATCCGTTCGGCCTGCGCACGCCCTTTTGGGGCCCCTTTTCCGGCATTGCCGCCACGATCGGCGGCAGCGTCAGCCAGAACACGATCAGTCACGGCAGTGGACGCCACGGCATATCGGCCGGTTCGGTTGTTGATATTGAAGTGGTGCTGGCCGACGGCACATTGATGCACAGCTCGCCATCGCGCGCGACCCGCAGCTTTGGCCCGGACATGACCGGCCTGTTCACTGGCGACTGCGGTGCGCTGGGTTTCAAGGCGGCTCTGATCCTGCCGTTGCTCAAGGCGCAGCCCGCCTTCGAGGCGCTATCCTTCGCCTTTGAAACGCTCGGCGGCTATCACGCGATGGTCAGCAATGCCTCGCTCGAACAGCTGGATGATGAGCATTTCGGCGTTGATCTGGTGCTGTCGCAAGGGCAGATCGGCAAGCAGCAGGGCATTGGTGCACGGGTAGGCATCGCCCGCGACATCATGCGCTCGGCTCCCGGCTTCTTCGCCGGACTCCGGCAACTTGCCAGCATGGCCGTGGCCGGGGAAGGCGCGCTGACGGCGGCCAATTACATGGCCCATTTCATTGTCGAAGGGGTCGATGACCAAGAAGTCCAGGCCAAGGCAGGGCGGCTCCGCGCTATCGCCCGGCCCATCGGGATCGAGATTGCGAATACCGTCCCGGCCTTTGTGCGTGCCATGCCCTTTGCCCCGTTGACCAACATATTGGGCCCAAAGGGTGAGCGCTGGGTGCCCTTCCACGGCATACTCCAACACGATCAGGTGCTGCCCTTCCATGAAGCCTTCACCGCGTTTCTCGCCGATCGACAGGCGGAAATGCAGGCGCATGGGCTGGTTGTCGGCACCATGTTCAGCAGCGTCGGCTCGACCGGCATCCTCTATGAGATTGCCCTTTATTGGCCAGATGCGCGCACGCCCTATCACCGGGCCACGCTCGACGAGGCGACACTGGCCGCATTGCCGGCCTATCCCGAATCGACAGACAACCGCGCCTATGCCGAACAGTTCAAATCAGCTGTGATCGACCTGTTCGGCCGCTTTGGCGCGGCACATTTCCAGATCGGCCGCGCCTATCCCTATCGGGACCGGCTCGATCCTGCCCAAGCGGCATTGCTCCGCGCGATCAAGGCGCAGCTCGACCCGCGCGGCCTGATGAACCCCGGCGTGCTCGGCCTGTGA
- a CDS encoding DUF1838 family protein yields the protein MFYEDFHNGLSRRSFFGGAAAMAGLATTATIASTAAQATPGMRGPIRPLDVTDARDNLYGFAKMWGTIGDRAVLSGYQGVQYAIVGSERAKPLFGYCGFGNIRNVIQPDGSIKVMGKECGYFTDLASGEIIDVWDNPWTGERCDVFAFLNDQFRGSLGLTRKVFRVGDGETVNNDHGNARPDEPFRLPWQAIGDQYLLGWDYAHEYSNPVTPEGWPKASTGPRVNPSEHFTLFTPRAEIDDRSVVSARYHAGFMRQAPWWPWMKMGQSGVHGVLMGRMHSYKITGGMDDVPPSVRRRVERDRPDLFEEPVDGPDLGVIGTLERYAEDVPPETPGYVRPPATGR from the coding sequence ATGTTCTACGAGGATTTTCACAACGGCCTGTCGCGCCGGTCCTTTTTTGGCGGCGCGGCTGCCATGGCCGGCCTTGCGACGACGGCAACCATTGCCTCGACAGCTGCACAGGCAACGCCCGGAATGAGAGGCCCCATCCGCCCGCTCGACGTGACGGACGCGCGTGACAATCTCTATGGCTTTGCCAAGATGTGGGGGACGATCGGCGACCGGGCCGTGCTGTCCGGCTATCAGGGCGTCCAATATGCCATCGTCGGCAGCGAGAGGGCCAAGCCGCTGTTCGGCTATTGCGGCTTTGGCAACATCCGCAACGTGATCCAGCCGGATGGTTCGATCAAGGTGATGGGCAAGGAATGCGGCTATTTCACCGATCTGGCGTCGGGTGAGATCATCGATGTGTGGGACAATCCCTGGACGGGAGAGCGCTGTGACGTCTTTGCTTTCCTCAACGATCAGTTCCGCGGTTCGCTGGGCCTGACACGCAAGGTGTTCCGTGTCGGCGATGGCGAGACTGTCAACAACGACCATGGCAATGCCCGCCCCGACGAGCCGTTCCGCCTTCCTTGGCAGGCGATTGGCGACCAATATCTGCTCGGCTGGGACTATGCCCATGAATATAGCAACCCGGTAACACCCGAAGGCTGGCCAAAGGCGTCGACCGGGCCGCGCGTCAATCCATCCGAGCATTTCACCCTTTTCACCCCGCGCGCCGAAATTGATGACCGGTCTGTGGTATCGGCCCGCTATCATGCCGGCTTCATGCGACAGGCCCCATGGTGGCCGTGGATGAAGATGGGACAGAGCGGCGTCCATGGCGTGCTGATGGGCCGGATGCACAGTTACAAGATCACTGGCGGGATGGATGATGTGCCGCCTTCTGTTCGCCGACGGGTCGAACGCGACCGGCCCGACCTGTTCGAGGAACCGGTGGACGGCCCGGACCTTGGCGTCATCGGGACGCTGGAACGCTATGCCGAGGATGTGCCGCCCGAAACGCCGGGCTATGTGCGCCCGCCCGCGACAGGACGATAG
- a CDS encoding hydroxymethylglutaryl-CoA lyase — protein sequence MGLSGETGVTFITISEVGPRDGLQSIDRVMPLEAKKAWIKAEAEAGVPEIEVGSFVPPSLLPQMADTAELVAFARTLPGLNVVALVPNAKGAARAVEAGVHGLSIPFSMSETHSIKNVRKTHAEMLVEIAEVATVAKAGGVHCAVGLSTAFGCTMEGAVHEDRVVRLAVAAVEAGAEELSLSDTTGYADPAKVRRLVRAVTAAVGPGLLTTLHLHNTRGLGLANALAGLDEGITTLDASLGGLGGCPFAPGASGNIVTEDLVFMLAAMGYETGINLDRLMAVRGIIANALPGEPLYGFTPDAGLPLDYRSGSDT from the coding sequence ATGGGCCTATCTGGAGAAACCGGTGTGACCTTTATCACCATCAGCGAGGTGGGCCCGCGCGACGGGCTGCAATCGATCGACAGGGTCATGCCGCTTGAGGCCAAAAAAGCATGGATCAAGGCCGAAGCAGAGGCCGGTGTACCCGAGATTGAGGTCGGCAGCTTTGTCCCGCCTTCACTGCTGCCGCAAATGGCGGACACCGCCGAACTGGTTGCTTTTGCCCGGACGCTGCCGGGCCTTAATGTCGTCGCGTTGGTGCCCAATGCGAAGGGCGCGGCGCGGGCAGTCGAGGCGGGAGTGCATGGCCTGTCCATCCCCTTTTCCATGTCGGAAACCCACAGCATCAAGAATGTCCGCAAGACCCATGCCGAGATGCTGGTTGAAATCGCCGAGGTGGCAACAGTGGCCAAGGCAGGCGGTGTGCATTGTGCGGTCGGGCTATCGACCGCCTTCGGTTGCACAATGGAAGGCGCTGTGCACGAGGATAGGGTGGTGCGGCTCGCCGTGGCGGCGGTGGAAGCCGGGGCAGAAGAGCTGAGCCTGTCTGACACCACCGGCTATGCAGATCCGGCCAAGGTACGGCGATTGGTGCGCGCAGTGACCGCAGCGGTCGGGCCGGGACTGCTGACGACGCTGCACCTGCATAACACGCGCGGGCTGGGCCTCGCCAATGCACTGGCTGGGCTGGATGAGGGGATCACCACGCTTGATGCCTCGCTCGGCGGGCTCGGTGGTTGCCCGTTCGCGCCCGGCGCATCGGGCAATATTGTCACCGAAGACCTTGTCTTCATGCTCGCTGCCATGGGTTATGAGACCGGCATAAATCTCGACCGGCTGATGGCCGTGCGCGGGATCATCGCCAATGCCCTGCCCGGCGAACCGCTCTACGGTTTCACCCCCGATGCCGGATTGCCCCTCGATTATCGTTCAGGATCAGATACATGA
- a CDS encoding polysaccharide deacetylase: MEYDYIPLPQRQPLKWPGGARVALLITFNLETWDLTKDTDKPYYAGGPAILPDVLPGNVADFPNFTWREYGQRVGIWRLFELFDTLGAKASCTTNAVTFQRRKAMTDAVLERGWELLTHNWEQGELLTNFAHDPAREREIILASLAEFEKHTGRKSKGWLSSSLRGTMQTADILAEQGCTFYCDIMNDDQPYLLKTPSGPIVSVPYSNEINDFTFITRKNYTTDQFAQALIEELDVLYEEGATTGRIMNIGLHPHVSGRAHRIRAIREFIEHAQSLPGVWWATREEIADWYLANHESHIPGQLA; encoded by the coding sequence ATGGAGTATGACTATATCCCGCTGCCACAGCGCCAGCCGCTAAAATGGCCCGGTGGCGCGCGGGTGGCGCTGCTCATCACCTTCAACCTCGAAACCTGGGACCTGACCAAGGACACCGACAAGCCCTATTATGCCGGCGGCCCGGCCATCCTGCCGGACGTCTTGCCCGGCAATGTCGCCGATTTCCCCAACTTCACATGGCGCGAATATGGCCAGCGTGTCGGCATCTGGCGCCTGTTCGAATTGTTCGACACGCTGGGCGCGAAGGCCAGCTGCACCACCAATGCCGTCACTTTCCAGCGGCGCAAGGCGATGACCGATGCGGTGCTGGAGCGCGGTTGGGAATTGCTCACCCACAATTGGGAACAGGGCGAGTTGCTGACAAATTTCGCCCATGACCCGGCGCGCGAGCGGGAGATCATCCTCGCCTCGCTCGCCGAGTTTGAGAAACACACCGGGCGCAAGTCCAAAGGCTGGCTGTCCTCATCCCTGCGCGGGACAATGCAAACCGCGGACATTCTCGCCGAGCAAGGCTGCACCTTTTACTGCGACATCATGAATGACGATCAGCCCTATCTGCTCAAGACACCGAGCGGGCCGATTGTCTCTGTGCCCTATTCCAACGAGATCAATGATTTCACCTTCATCACCCGCAAAAATTACACAACCGACCAGTTCGCTCAGGCGCTGATCGAGGAACTGGACGTCCTGTATGAAGAAGGGGCCACGACCGGCCGGATCATGAACATCGGCCTGCACCCGCACGTCTCGGGCCGGGCACACCGGATCCGCGCCATCCGCGAGTTCATCGAACATGCCCAGTCGCTGCCCGGCGTGTGGTGGGCGACGCGGGAGGAGATTGCCGACTGGTATCTCGCCAATCATGAGAGTCATATTCCAGGGCAACTCGCATGA
- the leuD gene encoding 3-isopropylmalate dehydratase small subunit, whose translation MTPFTHHSGIAAPLLRDNVDTDAIIPSREMRSTGKTGLKDGLFAPWRYLDADARVGDPAFVLNQPDFAGATILAAGANFGCGSSREHAVWALAEYGIRCVMAESFAPIFYNNCVRNGLLPVVLDKAVISRLAGQSVHIDLAAQMVSYGGEGWSFAIGGEAKAMLLGGLDAIDLTLLNRDAIEAWRHADRESRPWAYLEKPV comes from the coding sequence ATGACCCCCTTCACTCACCACAGCGGCATCGCTGCGCCGTTGCTGCGCGACAATGTCGATACCGACGCGATCATTCCCTCGCGCGAAATGCGTTCAACCGGCAAGACCGGCCTCAAGGACGGGCTGTTCGCCCCCTGGCGCTATCTCGATGCCGATGCGCGGGTTGGTGATCCGGCCTTTGTACTCAACCAGCCTGACTTTGCCGGGGCTACCATCCTTGCTGCCGGCGCCAATTTCGGCTGCGGGTCGAGCCGCGAGCATGCGGTCTGGGCGCTTGCCGAATATGGTATCCGCTGCGTGATGGCAGAGAGCTTCGCCCCGATCTTTTACAATAATTGCGTGCGCAACGGCCTGTTGCCGGTGGTACTCGACAAGGCAGTGATTTCCCGACTGGCGGGGCAATCGGTGCACATTGATCTCGCCGCGCAGATGGTGAGCTACGGCGGGGAAGGCTGGTCCTTTGCCATCGGCGGTGAGGCGAAGGCGATGCTCTTGGGCGGACTCGATGCAATCGACCTTACCTTGCTCAACCGCGATGCCATCGAGGCGTGGCGCCATGCCGATCGCGAGTCCCGGCCATGGGCCTATCTGGAGAAACCGGTGTGA
- a CDS encoding CaiB/BaiF CoA transferase family protein, with product MTSPTPLAGLKIVEFTHMVMGPTVGHILASLGAEVVRVEPIGGDQTRRLLGSGAGYFAMYNRHKQSICLDLKSADGMAVARALCERADILVENFRPGALDRLGLGYDVLSAANPRLIYCSEKGFLPGPYEDRTALDEVAQMMGGLAYMTGPPGRPLRAGASVIDVTGGMFGVIGILAAIEERHRTGLGQKVIASLFETTVYLVGQHMAQFAVTGSAAAPMPARISAWAIYDVFETKDEPLFIGVVSDPLWEKFCALFGLDDLWADEGLRRNNDRVQARERLMPRIRDLIAGFTRDEVIARLEGSGLPFAPIGRPEDMFDDPHLAASDGLEPVTLADGRETRLPTLPLMMGDGRPAAAAALPQPGADSRLVLAGIGFADADIERLLASGSVQVGG from the coding sequence ATGACCTCTCCCACGCCGCTGGCAGGCCTCAAGATTGTCGAATTCACCCATATGGTCATGGGGCCAACGGTGGGCCACATCCTCGCCAGTCTCGGCGCCGAAGTGGTGCGCGTCGAGCCGATCGGCGGAGACCAGACCCGGCGCTTGCTGGGTTCCGGCGCGGGCTATTTTGCCATGTACAACCGGCACAAGCAGTCGATCTGCCTCGATCTCAAATCGGCCGATGGCATGGCAGTGGCGCGGGCGCTGTGTGAGCGGGCCGACATCCTCGTCGAAAATTTCCGTCCCGGCGCGCTCGACCGGCTTGGGCTGGGATATGATGTGCTCAGCGCGGCCAATCCGCGCCTGATCTATTGTTCGGAGAAGGGCTTTCTGCCCGGTCCCTATGAGGATCGCACCGCGCTCGATGAAGTGGCGCAGATGATGGGCGGTCTCGCCTATATGACCGGCCCGCCCGGACGCCCGCTACGTGCCGGGGCAAGCGTGATCGATGTGACCGGCGGCATGTTCGGTGTCATCGGCATCCTTGCCGCGATCGAGGAACGGCACCGGACGGGGCTGGGGCAAAAGGTCATCGCCTCGCTGTTCGAGACGACCGTCTATCTGGTCGGCCAGCACATGGCGCAATTCGCTGTTACCGGCAGCGCAGCCGCCCCGATGCCGGCGCGCATCTCGGCCTGGGCCATCTATGATGTCTTTGAGACCAAGGACGAACCACTGTTCATCGGCGTTGTCTCCGACCCGCTGTGGGAGAAATTCTGCGCGCTGTTCGGTCTCGATGACCTTTGGGCCGACGAGGGCCTGCGGCGGAACAATGACCGCGTGCAGGCGCGTGAGCGCCTGATGCCGCGCATCCGCGACCTGATCGCCGGTTTCACCCGTGACGAAGTCATCGCCAGGCTGGAAGGCAGTGGCCTGCCCTTTGCGCCGATCGGCCGGCCGGAGGACATGTTCGATGACCCGCATCTGGCGGCATCAGACGGGCTTGAACCTGTAACGTTGGCAGACGGGCGGGAGACGCGGCTGCCTACCCTCCCGCTGATGATGGGTGATGGGCGACCGGCCGCAGCCGCCGCCCTGCCGCAGCCCGGCGCGGACAGCCGGTTGGTTTTGGCCGGTATTGGCTTTGCCGATGCCGACATTGAGCGACTGCTCGCCAGTGGCTCTGTGCAGGTTGGCGGCTGA
- a CDS encoding serine hydrolase domain-containing protein, giving the protein MQRWLRGLTRLAALALLASPGVSAAQQDDASVYRERFERFMRDPTNFAYEPVEPVTGVRRYRPIAQVRPGESRIDATALESAVRYAEANRSTAFIVWRDGRLESEQYFGGTRANTLLPSKSLSKPLTAIAVGRAIVLGHIRSLDQPVADFIHEWRGTDRATMRIRHLLDMRSGLLDQGFSPDPNHPWNQAFLGLDHGRYIVEHYPLTHSPGTRYGYANAPSELVALVIERATGRRYADFIGREVLRPIGAQGGEIWINRAGGLAHSGCCLMLPAQDWLRMAILLINDGRVGNRRLLSRGYVAEMLRGTPENRHYGLGVWLGSPWQERRGFGAPGAPGPQVLHSAPYRDPGLYLFDGNASQTVHISPAHRLIILRMGANPPRSPEWDNAYLPNLLIDGLRRR; this is encoded by the coding sequence ATGCAGCGCTGGTTGCGCGGACTCACACGTCTTGCGGCTTTGGCCTTGCTTGCCAGCCCCGGCGTATCGGCAGCGCAGCAGGATGACGCGAGTGTCTATCGCGAGCGGTTCGAGCGCTTCATGCGCGATCCGACCAATTTCGCTTATGAACCAGTCGAGCCTGTGACGGGGGTGCGCCGCTACCGGCCGATTGCCCAGGTCCGTCCGGGAGAAAGCCGCATTGATGCCACCGCGCTTGAATCGGCCGTCCGCTATGCAGAAGCCAACCGGTCAACCGCCTTCATCGTCTGGCGCGACGGACGCCTGGAAAGCGAACAATATTTCGGCGGCACCCGGGCCAACACGCTGCTGCCGTCCAAGTCGCTGTCAAAACCACTGACCGCGATCGCCGTGGGACGAGCCATCGTCCTAGGGCATATCCGCTCACTCGACCAACCTGTGGCGGATTTCATCCACGAATGGCGCGGGACGGATCGGGCCACTATGCGCATCCGCCACCTGCTCGACATGCGGTCGGGCCTGCTCGACCAAGGGTTCAGCCCTGACCCGAATCACCCATGGAATCAGGCTTTTCTGGGTCTCGACCATGGGCGTTACATTGTCGAGCACTATCCGCTTACCCATAGCCCCGGCACCCGCTATGGCTATGCCAACGCACCGAGCGAGCTGGTCGCGCTGGTCATCGAGCGAGCTACCGGCCGACGCTATGCCGATTTCATCGGGCGCGAGGTGCTGCGGCCTATCGGCGCGCAAGGCGGGGAGATTTGGATCAACCGGGCCGGAGGCCTTGCCCATTCGGGCTGCTGCCTGATGCTGCCCGCCCAGGATTGGCTGCGCATGGCCATTCTGCTGATCAATGATGGCCGGGTGGGCAATCGCCGCCTGTTGTCCCGCGGCTATGTGGCCGAGATGCTTCGCGGGACCCCCGAAAACCGGCACTATGGGCTTGGCGTCTGGCTGGGCAGTCCCTGGCAGGAAAGACGCGGCTTTGGGGCACCGGGCGCTCCTGGCCCGCAAGTGCTGCACAGTGCCCCTTATCGCGATCCCGGCCTGTACCTCTTTGATGGCAATGCCAGCCAGACGGTCCATATCTCTCCCGCTCATCGGTTGATCATCCTGCGCATGGGGGCAAACCCGCCGCGCAGTCCCGAATGGGACAATGCCTACCTGCCCAACCTGTTGATCGACGGCCTGCGCCGCCGCTGA
- a CDS encoding flavin monoamine oxidase family protein translates to MTMTSGHSRFSRRSFLAAAGAASAMAATPGFATQSSARSARGGAPEVYDVLVVGAGLAGLHAAELLEQQGFRVALVEASDRVGGRLRTGRADGYVAELGGSEVGPLYGRVRDACGRLNVGLNTNAPRSSPFVLDIGGDMILPANWSASDKNLTRGNEREILPFLIQNRFFFDWLPFEDPADWLNEAHFPLDVSASEYMRGRGVSEAAIRLADVDLNGPSLAAISAMSIFRDMARIKVEGFRDPTRPQYGNNSNNANLSAFIEGGSDMLPRAMAASLRGMVRLNAPVVQVDQTDVEVEARLFDGTRIRSKFMVMAAPFSAVRHIRFNPGLPAVQADAVQGAAYSATTQFHFRVLRKFWEEDGLPPSLWSDRLYERGFHIANRGGEHGSYTVWLNGDGATRIHAMPREAQLALILAEMEAARPSIRGALQPLFDYSWEANPFVGGNKHVFCAGQVRHFAKDMGLPHGRIHFAGEHLRRMEPGMESAMETGEIAALDVMGRL, encoded by the coding sequence ATGACGATGACATCTGGCCACTCCCGCTTCTCCCGCCGTTCGTTCCTTGCTGCTGCGGGCGCGGCCTCGGCGATGGCGGCAACACCCGGCTTTGCCACGCAGAGCAGCGCCCGGTCGGCGCGTGGCGGCGCACCCGAAGTGTATGATGTGCTGGTCGTCGGCGCCGGTCTCGCCGGCCTTCATGCTGCTGAATTGCTTGAACAGCAGGGGTTCCGTGTGGCCTTGGTCGAGGCATCCGACCGGGTGGGTGGCCGCCTGCGCACTGGCCGTGCCGATGGCTATGTTGCCGAACTGGGGGGCAGCGAGGTTGGCCCGCTTTACGGCAGGGTGCGTGATGCCTGCGGTAGGCTCAATGTCGGTCTGAACACCAACGCACCCCGTTCATCGCCCTTTGTCCTCGACATTGGCGGCGACATGATCCTCCCCGCCAACTGGTCCGCATCAGACAAGAATCTGACGCGTGGCAATGAGCGCGAAATCTTGCCGTTCCTGATCCAGAACCGGTTCTTTTTTGACTGGTTGCCGTTCGAGGACCCTGCTGACTGGCTCAACGAGGCGCATTTCCCGCTCGACGTCTCGGCCTCCGAATATATGCGCGGCCGGGGCGTGTCAGAAGCTGCTATCCGGCTTGCCGATGTTGATCTGAACGGGCCGAGCCTCGCCGCGATTTCGGCGATGAGCATTTTCCGGGACATGGCCCGCATCAAGGTTGAGGGTTTTCGCGATCCTACCCGGCCGCAATATGGCAACAACAGCAACAATGCCAATCTGAGCGCCTTCATCGAGGGTGGATCGGACATGCTCCCCCGGGCCATGGCCGCGTCGCTGCGCGGGATGGTTAGGCTTAACGCGCCAGTCGTGCAGGTGGATCAGACCGACGTAGAGGTTGAAGCCCGCCTGTTCGACGGAACACGCATTCGCAGCAAATTCATGGTGATGGCGGCACCATTTTCTGCCGTGCGCCACATCCGGTTCAACCCCGGCCTGCCTGCGGTGCAGGCTGACGCGGTGCAGGGCGCCGCCTATTCGGCGACGACCCAGTTCCATTTCCGTGTTTTGCGGAAATTCTGGGAAGAGGATGGGCTGCCTCCATCACTGTGGAGTGACCGTCTTTATGAGCGCGGATTCCACATTGCCAATCGCGGCGGAGAGCATGGCAGCTACACCGTCTGGCTCAATGGCGACGGCGCGACCCGCATTCACGCCATGCCGCGTGAGGCGCAACTGGCATTGATCCTTGCCGAAATGGAGGCAGCGCGGCCCTCCATCCGTGGCGCGCTCCAGCCGCTGTTTGATTATAGCTGGGAAGCCAATCCCTTCGTCGGCGGCAACAAGCATGTCTTCTGCGCGGGGCAGGTCAGGCATTTCGCCAAGGACATGGGCCTGCCGCATGGCCGCATCCACTTCGCTGGCGAGCATCTCCGCCGCATGGAACCGGGGATGGAATCGGCCATGGAAACCGGCGAAATTGCCGCACTGGATGTGATGGGGCGGCTGTAA
- a CDS encoding aldehyde dehydrogenase family protein, with protein MTLTRPSLSQAAHQFLDRQQRGSRLLIGGAWVEAGGGEPIATLDPATGETLALIGRAGLTDVDAAVAAARTALPGWSATVPVERARILWAIADILDKHIDELAELETLDQGKPLFVGRWAEIPGAVNQFRFFAGQAMTIEGNTIESSINYQPAGKQVTSWTRREPVGVVAAIVPWNSPLVLTAMKLAPAIAAGCTVVLKPAEDTSLTAIRLAELMQEAGLPAGVLNLVTGLGSETGAALAAHGDVDKVAFTGSTATGRAILDAAKGNLKRVTLELGGKSPVIVMPDANLDLAIPGVANAIFFNGGQVCVAGSRLYAHRSIHDQLVEGVAAYAKGLKLGHGLDQTTQMGPLVNAGQAAKVAAYVSDAASAGAQVITGGERSGPANTFVAPAVVTGVTPDMAIVREEIFGPVLVAQAFDDVDEVIAAANDSDYGLAASIWTEGLSNAHRIANAMKAGTVWINCHSMYDASLPIGGVKQSGWGRDSGRLAMDNYLDWKTVCAVF; from the coding sequence ATGACCCTTACCCGCCCGTCGCTCTCACAAGCCGCCCACCAGTTTCTTGACCGGCAGCAGCGGGGCAGCCGGTTGCTGATCGGCGGTGCATGGGTGGAAGCTGGCGGTGGCGAGCCGATTGCTACTCTCGATCCGGCGACTGGCGAGACGCTGGCGCTGATCGGGCGCGCCGGACTTACGGACGTTGATGCCGCTGTCGCTGCTGCCCGCACCGCATTGCCGGGGTGGTCAGCGACCGTGCCAGTGGAACGCGCCCGCATCCTGTGGGCCATCGCAGACATCCTCGACAAGCATATCGACGAATTGGCCGAGCTGGAGACGCTCGATCAGGGCAAGCCGCTGTTCGTCGGACGCTGGGCCGAAATTCCCGGAGCGGTCAACCAGTTCCGGTTTTTCGCGGGACAGGCGATGACAATCGAGGGGAACACCATCGAATCCTCGATCAACTACCAGCCCGCCGGCAAGCAGGTGACCAGCTGGACCCGCCGCGAACCGGTCGGCGTTGTCGCCGCCATAGTGCCGTGGAATTCGCCGCTGGTGTTGACCGCGATGAAGCTCGCCCCGGCCATTGCTGCTGGTTGCACCGTGGTGCTCAAACCTGCCGAGGACACATCGCTGACCGCCATTCGCCTGGCCGAACTGATGCAGGAAGCGGGATTGCCGGCTGGGGTGCTGAATCTGGTCACGGGTCTCGGCAGCGAAACCGGTGCGGCGCTGGCGGCCCATGGCGATGTCGACAAGGTCGCCTTCACCGGATCAACCGCGACCGGCCGCGCCATCCTCGATGCCGCCAAGGGCAACCTCAAGCGGGTGACGCTTGAATTGGGTGGCAAGTCGCCGGTCATCGTCATGCCTGACGCCAATCTCGACCTGGCCATCCCCGGTGTCGCCAATGCGATCTTCTTCAATGGTGGACAGGTGTGCGTGGCGGGGTCGCGCCTTTATGCGCATCGCTCGATCCATGACCAACTGGTTGAAGGCGTCGCCGCTTACGCCAAAGGGCTGAAACTGGGTCACGGCCTCGACCAGACGACCCAGATGGGCCCGCTGGTCAACGCGGGGCAGGCTGCGAAGGTCGCTGCCTATGTCAGCGATGCGGCCAGCGCGGGGGCTCAGGTGATCACTGGCGGCGAACGCTCCGGCCCGGCCAACACTTTTGTCGCGCCTGCTGTGGTCACAGGTGTGACACCCGACATGGCGATTGTCCGCGAGGAGATTTTTGGCCCCGTTCTCGTCGCGCAAGCCTTTGATGATGTCGATGAGGTCATCGCCGCCGCCAATGACAGCGATTATGGGCTTGCCGCCAGCATCTGGACCGAGGGTCTGTCCAACGCGCACCGCATCGCCAATGCGATGAAGGCGGGCACCGTCTGGATCAACTGCCATTCGATGTACGACGCCAGCCTGCCAATAGGCGGCGTCAAGCAATCGGGCTGGGGCCGCGATTCCGGCCGTCTCGCGATGGACAATTATCTCGATTGGAAGACCGTGTGCGCGGTCTTCTGA